One stretch of Planctomycetota bacterium DNA includes these proteins:
- a CDS encoding sugar phosphate isomerase/epimerase → MNLAFSTNAFKQTSLEESLREIAECGYAGVEILADVPHAYPRDMDARRIERVRALLEKLRLALTNLNAFTLFAVGDTYHPSWIEPDEKAREVRVEHTENCILLARDLGAPSLSLEPGGPLPEGMSRSEALALYRDGLARVLPLADECGVDLLVEPEPHLLIERPEEFEELLKGFSHRRLGLNFDIGHFYCVGVDPAEAAHRLAPHIRHVHLEDIAPSREHKHLVPGRGAIDFPKALRALRDSGYDGWITVELYPYEAQAREVAEEAFSYLAEFI, encoded by the coding sequence ATGAATTTGGCCTTCAGCACCAACGCGTTCAAGCAGACGAGCCTCGAGGAGAGCCTGCGCGAGATCGCCGAGTGCGGTTACGCCGGCGTCGAGATCCTGGCCGACGTGCCGCACGCCTATCCGCGCGACATGGACGCGCGGCGGATCGAGCGGGTGCGGGCGCTCCTGGAGAAACTGCGCCTCGCGTTGACCAATCTAAATGCGTTCACGCTCTTCGCCGTGGGCGACACTTATCATCCGTCGTGGATCGAGCCCGACGAAAAGGCGCGCGAGGTGCGCGTCGAGCACACTGAGAACTGCATCCTTCTCGCGCGCGACCTCGGGGCGCCGAGCCTCAGCCTGGAGCCCGGCGGGCCGCTCCCGGAAGGCATGAGCCGCTCCGAGGCCCTGGCGCTCTATCGGGATGGTCTGGCGCGCGTGCTGCCGCTGGCGGACGAGTGCGGCGTGGACCTCCTCGTGGAACCGGAGCCGCACCTCCTCATCGAGCGGCCGGAAGAGTTCGAGGAGTTGCTGAAGGGCTTTTCGCATCGGCGGCTGGGGCTGAACTTCGACATCGGCCACTTCTACTGCGTGGGCGTGGACCCGGCGGAGGCGGCGCATCGGCTCGCGCCGCACATCCGCCACGTGCACCTGGAGGACATCGCGCCGTCGCGCGAGCACAAGCATCTCGTGCCCGGACGCGGGGCGATTGATTTCCCGAAGGCGCTCCGGGCCCTCCGCGACTCCGGATACGACGGCTGGATCACCGTGGAACTGTATCCGTACGAAGCCCAGGCGCGCGAGGTGGCCGAGGAAGCGTTCTCTTATCTCGCGGAGTTCATCTGA
- the thiL gene encoding thiamine-phosphate kinase produces MLRDKGEWRLIHWIRDRTRLDPRAVPLGPGDDMAIVSLAGESECLVTVDALVEGTHFDLEKATPRQVGYKALAVSLSDAAAMAALPVCAVAWVALPNSRDMAFAKEICRGLADAAERFACPIVGGDIVSGSGPLSVGTALVARADGIEPVRRSGAKPGDWLFVTGELGGSVVGRHLSFVPRVAEARILARTVMLHAMIDLSDGLSTDLGHLCEESGVGAEVEAEAVPISADARRLAEADGRPALEHALSDGEDFELLFAVGPEDGERLAAKNPLEGVPLSRIGRVTAGREVTLVRPGGRRDPLEPRGWEHFR; encoded by the coding sequence ATGTTGCGCGACAAAGGCGAGTGGCGGCTCATCCACTGGATCCGGGACCGGACGCGCCTCGACCCGCGCGCGGTGCCGCTCGGCCCGGGCGACGACATGGCCATCGTCAGCCTCGCGGGCGAATCCGAGTGCCTCGTCACGGTGGACGCCCTCGTCGAGGGGACGCACTTCGACCTCGAGAAGGCGACGCCGCGCCAGGTCGGCTACAAGGCCCTCGCGGTGAGCCTGTCGGACGCGGCGGCGATGGCCGCCCTCCCTGTCTGTGCGGTGGCGTGGGTCGCTCTGCCAAACAGCCGCGACATGGCGTTCGCGAAAGAAATCTGCCGGGGCCTGGCCGACGCCGCCGAACGCTTCGCGTGCCCGATCGTCGGCGGCGACATTGTGAGCGGCTCCGGGCCGCTCTCGGTCGGCACGGCGCTCGTCGCCCGGGCGGACGGCATCGAGCCGGTGCGGCGCTCCGGCGCGAAGCCGGGAGATTGGCTTTTCGTGACGGGAGAACTCGGCGGCTCGGTCGTGGGGCGGCATCTTTCGTTCGTCCCGCGCGTGGCAGAGGCGAGGATCCTCGCGCGGACGGTCATGCTCCACGCGATGATTGACCTTTCGGACGGCCTCTCGACGGACCTCGGGCATCTGTGCGAAGAGAGCGGCGTCGGCGCAGAGGTCGAGGCCGAGGCCGTTCCGATCTCGGCCGATGCGAGGCGACTGGCGGAAGCGGACGGCCGGCCCGCACTTGAGCACGCCCTCTCGGACGGCGAGGATTTCGAACTCCTCTTTGCGGTCGGCCCGGAGGACGGCGAGCGGCTGGCGGCGAAGAATCCGCTCGAAGGCGTTCCCCTCTCGCGCATCGGACGCGTGACCGCGGGACGCGAGGTCACGCTCGTCCGCCCCGGCGGCCGGCGCGATCCGCTGGAGCCGCGCGGTTGGGAGCATTTCCGGTGA
- a CDS encoding WD40 repeat domain-containing protein codes for MTHRRIGLALTVLALAALGAPPSEAATKTFLETNQEDFAEGKADGVVWTSLGTLRLGRALDSLLDETKGVDYVAKIAEAPDGALFAVTGGAGRVYRIDGDKVALYATLPDKFLFSCAAGPDGVLYVGSGGTKGRLWRLTPRKEGEPKQEVLFEDEKVKYIWDLVCLPDGALAAATGDEGKLLRINRDGKSEVLLDSEEKHLLCLALAPDGALYAGSDGAGLVYRWADKKAFLLYDADEPEITGLALDADGNLYAGASSGTGGRGGGAEIPAGTTTIRILPVPERGPEDAFSTDERNVPPGKKLPKAAPEQDPSGEPESKSADVSGEAPSETPPAPQPIQSLAEKLQEAMLAARRTAAKISVGGPGGGVGNRVYRITPRGIVTPIFEGPDQMILALAVAGGRLLVATGRKAHIYEVALAGEPEDACVAGMDPKQAMALAVTRGGRVVVGTASPGRLYGLSKGFAREGTFTSQVHDAGGSATWGALDWIARTPAGAQVRLAMRTGNVGDPEKGLWSDWSKDLGASPAAIPSPAGRYIQFRVTMQTRDDAVTPTLEQFEAAYLRANEPPRIASVGEQAPLPARRDVQAQAMERLRQTMQARARSSGDSTPPPQPQPAQPQGPQPVRLLVWQATDPNGDRLTFDLYFRGQGEPTWIRLEKNLVQPQFPWDTSTVADGWYEIKVVASDRLDNPADAALEDARVSDPILIDNTPPLIEKVGTEVRGGEVTVRFVVRDATSWITEAAYAVDSAEDWHAVGPADGLFDSPREEIRFVVRDLAKGPHRLAIRASDKAGNIARAAATVTVKE; via the coding sequence ATGACACATCGGCGAATCGGGTTGGCCTTGACGGTCCTCGCGCTGGCCGCGCTTGGGGCGCCGCCCAGCGAGGCCGCGACCAAAACCTTCCTCGAAACCAACCAGGAGGACTTCGCCGAAGGCAAGGCCGACGGCGTCGTCTGGACGAGCCTCGGAACGCTGCGCCTCGGCCGGGCCCTCGACAGCCTCCTCGACGAAACCAAAGGCGTGGATTACGTCGCCAAGATCGCCGAGGCCCCCGACGGCGCCCTCTTCGCCGTCACCGGCGGCGCCGGACGCGTCTATCGCATCGACGGCGACAAGGTCGCCCTCTACGCCACGCTCCCCGACAAGTTCCTCTTCTCCTGTGCCGCCGGTCCGGACGGCGTCCTTTACGTCGGCTCCGGCGGCACGAAGGGACGCCTCTGGCGCCTCACGCCCCGGAAGGAGGGGGAGCCCAAGCAGGAAGTCCTCTTCGAGGACGAGAAGGTCAAGTACATCTGGGATCTCGTCTGCCTGCCGGACGGCGCCCTGGCGGCCGCCACCGGCGACGAAGGCAAACTCCTCCGCATCAACCGCGACGGCAAGAGCGAAGTCCTCCTGGATAGCGAGGAAAAGCATCTCCTGTGCCTCGCCCTGGCGCCCGACGGCGCCCTCTACGCCGGCTCGGACGGAGCGGGCCTCGTCTATCGCTGGGCCGACAAGAAGGCCTTCCTCCTCTACGACGCCGATGAGCCGGAGATCACCGGCCTGGCGCTCGACGCCGACGGCAACCTCTACGCGGGCGCCTCCAGCGGCACAGGCGGCCGGGGCGGCGGCGCCGAAATCCCCGCCGGGACCACCACCATCCGAATCTTGCCCGTCCCCGAAAGGGGGCCGGAGGACGCCTTCTCAACCGACGAGCGGAACGTCCCGCCGGGGAAGAAACTCCCAAAGGCCGCGCCCGAGCAAGATCCTTCCGGAGAACCCGAGTCGAAAAGCGCTGACGTCTCCGGCGAGGCGCCCTCCGAGACGCCCCCGGCCCCGCAGCCGATCCAGTCGCTTGCCGAAAAGTTGCAGGAGGCCATGCTGGCCGCTCGACGCACGGCCGCGAAAATCTCCGTCGGCGGTCCCGGCGGCGGTGTCGGCAACCGCGTCTATCGCATCACCCCCCGGGGCATCGTCACCCCCATCTTCGAGGGGCCCGACCAGATGATTCTCGCCCTCGCCGTCGCCGGCGGACGCCTCCTGGTCGCCACCGGCCGCAAAGCCCACATCTACGAGGTCGCGCTTGCCGGCGAACCCGAGGATGCCTGCGTCGCGGGCATGGACCCGAAACAGGCGATGGCCCTGGCCGTCACGCGCGGCGGGCGGGTCGTGGTCGGCACGGCGTCGCCGGGCCGGCTCTACGGCCTGTCGAAGGGTTTCGCCCGCGAAGGGACCTTCACGAGCCAGGTCCACGACGCCGGCGGGTCCGCCACCTGGGGCGCGCTGGACTGGATCGCCCGGACGCCCGCCGGGGCGCAGGTGCGCCTCGCGATGCGGACCGGCAACGTCGGCGACCCCGAGAAGGGGCTGTGGTCCGACTGGTCGAAGGACCTTGGGGCTTCGCCGGCGGCGATTCCGAGCCCCGCCGGCCGGTACATCCAGTTCCGCGTCACGATGCAGACGCGCGACGACGCCGTGACGCCTACCCTCGAACAGTTCGAGGCCGCCTACCTCCGCGCCAATGAGCCGCCCAGGATCGCCTCCGTCGGCGAGCAGGCGCCGCTCCCGGCGCGCCGGGACGTCCAGGCCCAGGCGATGGAGCGCCTCCGCCAGACGATGCAGGCCCGCGCCCGGTCGAGCGGCGACTCGACCCCGCCGCCGCAGCCTCAGCCCGCGCAGCCCCAGGGACCCCAGCCGGTCCGCCTGCTCGTCTGGCAGGCGACCGACCCGAACGGCGACCGCTTGACCTTCGACCTCTACTTCCGCGGCCAGGGCGAACCCACCTGGATCCGACTCGAAAAAAACCTCGTCCAGCCTCAGTTCCCCTGGGACACGAGCACCGTCGCCGACGGCTGGTACGAGATCAAGGTCGTCGCGAGCGACCGGCTCGACAACCCCGCCGACGCCGCCCTCGAAGACGCCCGGGTGAGCGACCCGATCCTCATCGACAACACGCCGCCGCTCATCGAGAAGGTCGGGACGGAGGTGCGAGGGGGCGAGGTCACGGTGCGCTTCGTCGTCCGCGACGCGACCAGTTGGATCACCGAGGCGGCCTACGCGGTGGATTCGGCCGAGGACTGGCACGCCGTCGGCCCGGCGGACGGACTGTTTGACAGCCCGCGCGAGGAGATCCGCTTCGTCGTCCGCGACCTGGCGAAGGGACCCCACCGCCTGGCGATCCGCGCGAGCGACAAGGCCGGCAACATCGCCCGCGCCGCCGCCACCGTCACCGTCAAGGAATAG
- a CDS encoding four helix bundle protein — MNARPATDIRTYRDLAAWQKAMTLAQGTYRATETFPESERFGLVSQMRRSATSVAANIAEGFGRGRKAEFRRFLEVARGSLFELQTHAELARRLGWLKGTALTEVRDLSHEVDAILSGLIRSVKRRKA; from the coding sequence ATGAATGCGCGGCCGGCCACCGACATACGGACGTACCGCGACTTGGCGGCCTGGCAGAAGGCGATGACGCTGGCGCAAGGAACTTATCGAGCGACCGAAACCTTTCCCGAGTCGGAGCGGTTCGGACTCGTTTCCCAAATGCGGCGGTCGGCAACGAGTGTGGCTGCAAACATCGCCGAAGGTTTCGGCCGGGGGCGAAAGGCCGAGTTTCGCCGTTTCCTCGAAGTGGCACGAGGAAGCCTTTTCGAACTTCAAACCCACGCGGAATTGGCGAGGCGGCTCGGGTGGCTAAAGGGAACCGCGCTGACTGAGGTCCGCGACCTCTCACACGAAGTAGACGCTATCTTGAGCGGCCTTATCCGCTCCGTGAAAAGGCGAAAAGCATGA
- a CDS encoding cellulase family glycosylhydrolase: MRWMRSVAFLVIVCAGLMLAAKANGSSPSEGVSDARFARLARGINLSHWFAQSPRGNYSREHLTTYNTERDLDLIARMGFSHVRLTLNPKAVSDAPESLPFHAERLALLDAAIAGFLARNVAVVVDLHPDDDFKTPLAKDDAAVERLVAFWRALAAHLAGTDPERVFFEVMNEPVIADAARWNAVQKQVLAAMRASAPRHTLIATGPRWSNVDELGKVEPVADTNVVYNFHLYEPHNFTHQGATWGADFWRHFKDVPYPADPEAVEKILPGIADERAKQILRRYGEERWNADKIEALVVRAAEWAKAHGVRLTCNEFGVYRKVSPPEARLRWIRDVRTALEKHHIGWAMWDYAGGFSVVVEKDGRRAPDPATLDALGLKTPV, encoded by the coding sequence ATGAGGTGGATGCGGTCGGTCGCTTTCCTGGTGATCGTGTGCGCAGGCCTGATGCTTGCGGCCAAGGCGAACGGCTCTTCGCCGTCCGAGGGGGTGAGCGACGCGCGCTTCGCGCGCCTGGCGCGCGGCATCAATCTCTCGCACTGGTTCGCCCAGTCGCCGCGCGGCAACTATAGCCGAGAGCATCTCACGACGTACAACACCGAACGCGACCTCGACCTCATCGCCCGGATGGGCTTCTCACACGTCCGCCTGACGCTGAATCCGAAGGCCGTGAGCGACGCACCCGAAAGCCTTCCCTTCCATGCCGAACGCCTCGCGCTGCTCGACGCCGCCATCGCGGGGTTCCTTGCGCGCAACGTCGCCGTCGTCGTGGACCTCCATCCGGACGACGATTTCAAGACCCCCCTGGCGAAGGACGACGCGGCAGTCGAGCGGCTCGTCGCCTTCTGGCGGGCCTTGGCCGCCCATCTCGCCGGAACCGACCCCGAACGCGTCTTCTTCGAGGTGATGAACGAGCCCGTCATTGCGGATGCCGCCCGATGGAACGCCGTCCAGAAGCAAGTCCTCGCCGCCATGCGCGCGTCGGCCCCCCGCCACACGCTTATCGCCACGGGGCCGCGCTGGTCGAACGTGGACGAACTGGGGAAAGTCGAGCCCGTCGCCGACACGAACGTCGTGTACAACTTCCACCTCTACGAGCCGCACAACTTCACCCACCAGGGCGCGACCTGGGGCGCGGACTTCTGGCGACACTTCAAAGACGTGCCCTATCCGGCCGACCCCGAGGCCGTCGAGAAGATACTCCCTGGCATCGCCGACGAAAGGGCGAAGCAAATCCTCCGGCGCTATGGCGAAGAACGCTGGAACGCCGACAAGATCGAGGCCCTTGTCGTCCGCGCCGCCGAATGGGCCAAAGCGCACGGCGTACGCCTCACGTGCAACGAGTTCGGCGTGTACCGCAAAGTTTCGCCGCCCGAGGCGCGCCTTCGCTGGATCCGCGACGTGCGCACCGCCCTGGAAAAGCACCATATCGGCTGGGCCATGTGGGACTACGCGGGCGGCTTCAGCGTCGTCGTCGAGAAAGACGGACGCCGAGCGCCCGACCCCGCAACTCTCGACGCCCTCGGCCTCAAAACGCCTGTCTGA
- the tsaE gene encoding tRNA (adenosine(37)-N6)-threonylcarbamoyltransferase complex ATPase subunit type 1 TsaE — translation MSDTWTIETQSPEETVAFGRRIGQAAQAGDCLALVGELGSGKTHFAKGVAEGLGAAAAREVTSPTFVLCREYLDGRLPFYHLDAYRLAGARDLEGIGAEEMLEGDGVAALEWADRAPEILPKDHLQIRFEVTGDSARRLTFTSHGPRSAVFLTTFRNP, via the coding sequence GTGAGTGACACCTGGACCATCGAGACGCAAAGCCCCGAGGAGACGGTCGCGTTCGGTCGGCGGATCGGGCAAGCGGCCCAGGCGGGTGACTGCCTCGCGCTGGTCGGGGAACTCGGGAGCGGCAAGACGCATTTCGCGAAAGGCGTCGCCGAGGGACTCGGCGCCGCGGCCGCGCGCGAGGTCACCAGCCCCACCTTCGTCCTTTGCCGGGAGTACCTCGACGGCCGATTGCCGTTCTACCACCTGGACGCCTATCGCCTTGCGGGCGCGCGGGACCTGGAGGGCATCGGCGCGGAGGAGATGCTCGAAGGCGACGGGGTGGCGGCCCTGGAGTGGGCGGACCGGGCGCCGGAGATTCTTCCGAAGGACCACCTCCAGATTCGGTTCGAGGTGACGGGCGATTCGGCGCGCCGGCTGACGTTCACCTCCCACGGCCCGCGGTCGGCGGTCTTCCTGACCACGTTCCGCAACCCCTGA